In Danaus plexippus chromosome 19, MEX_DaPlex, whole genome shotgun sequence, the following are encoded in one genomic region:
- the LOC116767907 gene encoding E3 ubiquitin-protein ligase RNF126 isoform X1, with product MADAMVERRPNTRFFCHRCLVEFEDVLQDYICPYCEGGFIEQLESEVENVTMSGDDHSDADMSNLDDLSNIDEVSNMDDSDDAHRYVQWLDTVSAGGRRATVRRITATPPMLNDLAFLMSGGRIRGTGAIRQTDTATTNGTTTNTTASTNSGNSTGNAGNTTTNSNTGRRPNLLEEIVWMIGGGRPPAGAVTAGSPFVLVGTPGDYVFGGEGLDAVVTQLLGQLEHSGPPPLPRERLAELPSEPVTEEQARAEVACSVCWENFQIGEMVSRLECEHVFHQSCITPWLQLHATCPICRRSLIPDTPDPPPAATNTTAATTTTTTTTTTNNTNNTNTNTNTNTNTNPSTITETQIRIAARPHVVIRRSTGGHPAFFRRFPTQMHTWDSLNDTSSGSMSPASSITTGGIWAPQTRTSNSTTSTNSSTSLNSNERDRQYNTDIDYD from the exons atggCTGATGCTATGGTGGAGCGTAGACCAAATACTCGATTCTTTTGCCACAGGTGTCTTGTTGAATTTGAAGATGTTTTGCAg GATTACATATGTCCTTACTGTGAGGGAGGATTTATTGAGCAACTAGAGAGTGAAGTGGAAAATGTGACGATGTCCGGTGATGACCACAGTGATGCTGATATGAGCAACCTAGATGACTTGAGCAATATTGATGAAGTGAGCAACATGGATGACTCAGACGATGCACACAGA TATGTGCAGTGGCTCGACACGGTGTCAGCTGGGGGTCGTCGAGCGACCGTGCGAAGAATTACA GCAACTCCCCCAATGTTAAATGATTTGGCATTTTTAATGTCCGGTGGACGAATACG tgGCACAGGCGCTATCAGACAAACGGACACAGCAACCACAAACGGAACCACCACAAACACGACGGCCAGCACTAATTCTGGGAACAGTACGGGAAACGCAGGCAACACGACCACTAACAGCAACACCGGCAGAAGACCGAATCTACTGGAGGAGATTGTGTGGATGATAGGAGGAGGTCGGCCGCCAGCGGGGGCGGTCACGGCCGGCTCGCCCTTCGTCCTCGTCGGTACGCCCGGGGACTATGTCTTTGGGGGTGAAG GTCTGGATGCCGTGGTGACTCAGCTGCTGGGTCAGCTGGAGCACTCTGGACCGCCGCCGCTGCCTCGCGAGCGACTGGCAGAGCTGCCCAGCGAACCCGTCACAGAGGAACAGGCCAGGGCCGAGGTCGCCTGCTCCGTCTGCTGGGAGAACTTCCAGATCG GTGAGATGGTGTCCCGGCTGGAGTGTGAGCACGTGTTCCACCAGAGCTGTATAACGCCGTGGTTACAGCTCCACGCCACGTGTCCGATCTGCCGCAGATCCTTGATACCGGATACGCCGGACCCGCCGCCCGCCGCCACCAACACCACGGCAGctaccaccaccaccaccaccaccactaCCACCAATAATACTAACAACACCAACACCAATACAAACACTAACACTAACACCAATCCTAGTACCATCACCGAGACACAGATTCGAATAG CCGCACGTCCCCACGTCGTGATACGTCGTTCGACTGGAGGACATCCCGCCTTCTTCCGTCGCTTCCCGACCCAGATGCACACGTGGGACTCGTTGAACGACACCAGCTCGGGCTCGATGTCCCCCGCCTCATCCATCACCACGGGGGGCATCTGGGCGCCCCAGACCAGAACAAGCAACTCGACGACCTCGACGAACTCATCGACATCACTTAATTCCAACGAAAGGGATCGACAGTACAACACGGACATTGACTACGATTAA
- the LOC116767907 gene encoding E3 ubiquitin-protein ligase RNF126-B isoform X2, translated as MADAMVERRPNTRFFCHRCLVEFEDVLQDYICPYCEGGFIEQLESEVENVTMSGDDHSDADMSNLDDLSNIDEVSNMDDSDDAHRATPPMLNDLAFLMSGGRIRGTGAIRQTDTATTNGTTTNTTASTNSGNSTGNAGNTTTNSNTGRRPNLLEEIVWMIGGGRPPAGAVTAGSPFVLVGTPGDYVFGGEGLDAVVTQLLGQLEHSGPPPLPRERLAELPSEPVTEEQARAEVACSVCWENFQIGEMVSRLECEHVFHQSCITPWLQLHATCPICRRSLIPDTPDPPPAATNTTAATTTTTTTTTTNNTNNTNTNTNTNTNTNPSTITETQIRIAARPHVVIRRSTGGHPAFFRRFPTQMHTWDSLNDTSSGSMSPASSITTGGIWAPQTRTSNSTTSTNSSTSLNSNERDRQYNTDIDYD; from the exons atggCTGATGCTATGGTGGAGCGTAGACCAAATACTCGATTCTTTTGCCACAGGTGTCTTGTTGAATTTGAAGATGTTTTGCAg GATTACATATGTCCTTACTGTGAGGGAGGATTTATTGAGCAACTAGAGAGTGAAGTGGAAAATGTGACGATGTCCGGTGATGACCACAGTGATGCTGATATGAGCAACCTAGATGACTTGAGCAATATTGATGAAGTGAGCAACATGGATGACTCAGACGATGCACACAGA GCAACTCCCCCAATGTTAAATGATTTGGCATTTTTAATGTCCGGTGGACGAATACG tgGCACAGGCGCTATCAGACAAACGGACACAGCAACCACAAACGGAACCACCACAAACACGACGGCCAGCACTAATTCTGGGAACAGTACGGGAAACGCAGGCAACACGACCACTAACAGCAACACCGGCAGAAGACCGAATCTACTGGAGGAGATTGTGTGGATGATAGGAGGAGGTCGGCCGCCAGCGGGGGCGGTCACGGCCGGCTCGCCCTTCGTCCTCGTCGGTACGCCCGGGGACTATGTCTTTGGGGGTGAAG GTCTGGATGCCGTGGTGACTCAGCTGCTGGGTCAGCTGGAGCACTCTGGACCGCCGCCGCTGCCTCGCGAGCGACTGGCAGAGCTGCCCAGCGAACCCGTCACAGAGGAACAGGCCAGGGCCGAGGTCGCCTGCTCCGTCTGCTGGGAGAACTTCCAGATCG GTGAGATGGTGTCCCGGCTGGAGTGTGAGCACGTGTTCCACCAGAGCTGTATAACGCCGTGGTTACAGCTCCACGCCACGTGTCCGATCTGCCGCAGATCCTTGATACCGGATACGCCGGACCCGCCGCCCGCCGCCACCAACACCACGGCAGctaccaccaccaccaccaccaccactaCCACCAATAATACTAACAACACCAACACCAATACAAACACTAACACTAACACCAATCCTAGTACCATCACCGAGACACAGATTCGAATAG CCGCACGTCCCCACGTCGTGATACGTCGTTCGACTGGAGGACATCCCGCCTTCTTCCGTCGCTTCCCGACCCAGATGCACACGTGGGACTCGTTGAACGACACCAGCTCGGGCTCGATGTCCCCCGCCTCATCCATCACCACGGGGGGCATCTGGGCGCCCCAGACCAGAACAAGCAACTCGACGACCTCGACGAACTCATCGACATCACTTAATTCCAACGAAAGGGATCGACAGTACAACACGGACATTGACTACGATTAA